One genomic segment of Clostridium saccharoperbutylacetonicum N1-4(HMT) includes these proteins:
- the trxA gene encoding thioredoxin, which yields MAKIIDSNEFFENVENTEGVVVVDFFANWCGPCKMLAPVFEGVSNEMGDKAKFFKLDIDEGGRIAQKYGISAVPTMIIFKDGVPVENLTGFMPKENITNKVRAHL from the coding sequence ATGGCAAAAATAATTGATAGTAACGAATTTTTTGAAAATGTTGAAAATACTGAAGGAGTCGTTGTTGTGGATTTCTTTGCAAACTGGTGTGGACCATGTAAGATGTTAGCGCCAGTTTTTGAAGGAGTCAGTAATGAAATGGGTGATAAGGCTAAATTTTTTAAGCTGGATATTGATGAAGGCGGCAGAATAGCACAAAAATATGGAATATCAGCTGTTCCAACTATGATTATCTTTAAAGATGGAGTTCCAGTAGAAAATCTAACAGGCTTTATGCCAAAGGAAAATATAACAAATAAAGTAAGAGCACACTTATAA
- a CDS encoding PTS sugar transporter subunit IIA encodes MFKLFNKKQISDLILLAPADGAAIDLSKVPDPVFAQKMAGDGIAIDITGDTIVAPADGTVSMIFKTKHAFALSLDNGIELLIHIGIDTVSLKGDGFEQLVEEGTSVKAGTPIIKIDRDFILKEGFSLISPVLITNPDIVSEIVPMVDKNVIAAKDEVAICKFPQV; translated from the coding sequence ATGTTTAAGTTATTTAATAAAAAGCAAATATCCGATTTAATTTTACTTGCCCCAGCTGATGGCGCAGCAATTGATTTATCTAAAGTTCCAGACCCAGTTTTTGCACAAAAAATGGCAGGAGACGGAATTGCTATTGATATAACTGGTGATACAATTGTAGCTCCAGCTGATGGTACAGTATCAATGATTTTCAAAACAAAGCATGCTTTTGCACTATCACTTGACAATGGCATTGAACTTCTAATACATATAGGAATAGACACTGTTTCCTTAAAAGGTGACGGATTCGAACAACTTGTTGAAGAAGGAACTTCTGTAAAAGCTGGAACTCCTATAATTAAAATAGATAGAGATTTCATTTTAAAAGAAGGTTTTTCACTGATTTCTCCTGTTTTAATTACGAATCCTGATATTGTGTCTGAAATTGTTCCAATGGTAGATAAAAACGTAATAGCTGCAAAGGACGAAGTTGCTATTTGCAAATTTCCACAAGTTTAA
- the lgt gene encoding prolipoprotein diacylglyceryl transferase, with translation MNPVAFQIGSFEVRWYGILIAFGVIAAIILTGYNCRKKNLDFDVILDAFFIAFPTAIVGARAYYVIFEFENYKNNLIDVFNIRKGGLAIHGGLIGAFIAVYIFSKIKKIELLKYLDIVAPAIILAQAIGRWGNFMNGEAHGGEVSYEFISHFPAFIQKGMNIGGIYYHPTFLYESIWNILVCIILLIILYKKNNEENGIVIGSYITLYSLGRVFIEGLRTDSLMLGSLRVAQLVSIAGMILGIGLIVYVKRKRNIKV, from the coding sequence ATGAATCCAGTAGCATTTCAAATAGGAAGTTTTGAAGTTAGATGGTATGGAATATTAATAGCTTTTGGAGTAATTGCAGCAATTATATTGACTGGATATAATTGTAGGAAGAAAAATTTAGATTTTGATGTTATTTTAGATGCTTTTTTTATAGCATTTCCAACTGCAATTGTTGGAGCTAGGGCATATTATGTAATCTTTGAATTTGAAAATTATAAGAATAATTTAATTGATGTATTTAATATAAGAAAAGGTGGCTTGGCCATTCATGGAGGATTGATTGGTGCATTCATAGCTGTTTACATATTTTCAAAGATAAAGAAAATAGAGTTGTTAAAGTATTTAGATATAGTAGCACCAGCTATCATTTTAGCTCAAGCAATTGGAAGATGGGGAAATTTTATGAATGGAGAAGCACATGGTGGTGAGGTTTCTTACGAATTTATTAGCCATTTCCCAGCTTTTATTCAAAAGGGAATGAATATTGGGGGGATCTATTATCATCCAACATTCTTATATGAATCTATATGGAATATTTTAGTGTGCATTATATTGTTGATAATCCTGTATAAGAAAAATAATGAGGAGAATGGAATCGTAATAGGAAGTTACATAACTCTCTATTCATTAGGTAGAGTATTTATTGAGGGGCTTAGAACAGACAGCCTAATGTTAGGAAGTCTAAGAGTTGCTCAACTAGTAAGCATTGCAGGTATGATATTAGGAATAGGACTTATAGTTTATGTAAAAAGGAAGAGAAATATTAAAGTTTAG
- a CDS encoding YjfB family protein: MKGFEYMDIAAMSMNLSQTSVQDAASVSILKMAMSNSSETATQMTEMMDNMAIDTTRGSVIDARA; the protein is encoded by the coding sequence ATGAAAGGATTTGAGTATATGGATATTGCAGCTATGTCAATGAATTTGAGTCAAACTTCTGTTCAAGATGCCGCTTCTGTTTCAATACTAAAGATGGCAATGAGCAATTCAAGTGAGACTGCTACTCAAATGACTGAAATGATGGATAATATGGCTATTGATACTACAAGAGGATCAGTCATAGACGCAAGAGCATAA
- a CDS encoding ABC transporter ATP-binding protein, with amino-acid sequence MAKVILKHLNKRYTNDFKAANDINLNIEDGEFVVLVGPSGCGKSTTLRMIAGLEEISSGELYIDERLVNKVEPVDRDIAMVFQNYALYPHFSVYENMAFALRIKKINKLEIEKKIRETAKILEIEDLLNRKPKELSGGQRQRVALGRAIVRKPKVFLMDEPLSNLDAKLRVSMRSEIIKLHQRLKTTFIYVTHDQTEAMTMGSTIVVMNKGEIQQVADPITIYEKPSNKFVASFIGSPQMNFINVRVDRIDNDVFIENEFLKHSIKNKKLKAILEEKCIRSEVIIGLRAEDIKVIQEGKREIDEGINIEEKETNMENHERIKADVVMGEIEFVEILGSETYIHLKLKDNNIICRVNGVFRGKEGDYLKVRFDFKKAHFFDKDSEMRIEQEEL; translated from the coding sequence ATGGCAAAAGTTATACTAAAACATCTGAACAAGAGATATACAAATGATTTTAAAGCAGCAAATGATATTAACTTAAACATTGAGGATGGGGAATTTGTGGTTTTAGTTGGTCCGTCTGGATGTGGAAAGTCCACAACGCTAAGAATGATTGCAGGCCTTGAAGAGATATCCTCAGGGGAATTATATATCGATGAAAGGTTAGTGAATAAAGTAGAACCAGTAGATAGGGATATAGCTATGGTATTTCAAAATTATGCATTATATCCACACTTTTCAGTATATGAGAATATGGCATTTGCTCTCAGAATAAAAAAGATTAATAAGCTAGAAATTGAAAAGAAAATACGAGAAACAGCTAAAATACTTGAAATTGAGGATTTGCTAAATAGAAAACCAAAGGAGTTATCTGGTGGACAGAGACAGAGAGTTGCACTTGGACGAGCAATTGTAAGGAAACCTAAGGTGTTTTTGATGGATGAGCCATTGTCAAATTTGGATGCCAAACTAAGAGTATCTATGAGAAGTGAAATAATTAAACTTCATCAAAGGCTTAAAACAACTTTCATTTATGTAACGCATGACCAGACAGAAGCCATGACTATGGGAAGTACAATTGTTGTTATGAATAAAGGTGAAATTCAGCAGGTTGCAGATCCTATAACTATATATGAAAAACCAAGTAACAAATTTGTAGCTAGTTTTATTGGTTCACCTCAAATGAATTTCATAAATGTGAGAGTTGATAGAATTGACAATGATGTATTCATAGAAAATGAATTTTTGAAACATAGCATCAAAAATAAGAAACTTAAGGCAATACTTGAAGAAAAATGTATTAGAAGTGAAGTAATAATTGGGTTGAGAGCAGAAGATATTAAGGTTATTCAAGAGGGTAAGAGAGAAATTGATGAGGGTATTAATATAGAAGAAAAAGAAACAAATATGGAAAATCATGAAAGAATTAAAGCTGATGTAGTAATGGGTGAAATAGAATTTGTTGAAATTCTTGGATCAGAAACTTATATTCATTTAAAGCTTAAGGATAACAATATAATTTGTAGGGTTAACGGAGTATTTAGAGGAAAAGAAGGAGATTATTTAAAAGTCAGATTTGATTTTAAAAAAGCACATTTCTTTGACAAAGATAGTGAAATGAGAATTGAGCAGGAGGAATTATAA
- a CDS encoding phosphodiester glycosidase family protein has product MDRKVNHRSVNRSVNKSQVNRRKKKKRQSNPRILLRGIRDALLFFIITTPLVFFFGPYEDTRKAVLETVLATRHAYLVEDLIPKTLLDKLLGRDEANNSQEVFQDMKKINVKYKIGNEITEYHISDKRYEAYVLEIKNPLKVKVAMTRYLKKRGQKTSEMAEDHNAVAAINGGSFIDQSSDGTTYAGTGAEPGGFVISDGKVVYPTANINEKAVENVVAFTEGGELIVGDHSISELKKYKVKEAMCFRKPNIIINGVRQVKDKATEGYNPRTAVGQKADGTIIFLVIDGRKITTPGASLYDVQEIMMKQGAVNAGALDGGYSSTMYYKGNVINSPNAWDGERTVATAFYVEQ; this is encoded by the coding sequence ATGGATAGGAAGGTTAACCATAGGTCTGTAAATAGATCGGTAAATAAATCCCAAGTTAATAGAAGAAAGAAAAAGAAGAGACAGTCAAATCCAAGAATTCTTTTGAGAGGTATAAGAGATGCACTTCTTTTTTTTATAATTACTACACCTCTAGTGTTCTTTTTTGGACCATATGAAGATACGAGAAAAGCAGTTCTAGAAACTGTTCTAGCAACAAGACATGCATATTTGGTAGAAGATCTAATACCAAAAACATTGTTAGATAAGCTTCTTGGAAGAGATGAAGCAAATAATAGTCAAGAAGTTTTTCAAGATATGAAAAAGATAAATGTAAAATACAAGATTGGAAATGAAATAACTGAATACCATATATCCGATAAGAGATATGAGGCTTATGTTTTAGAAATAAAGAATCCATTAAAAGTGAAGGTTGCCATGACAAGATATTTAAAGAAAAGAGGGCAAAAGACAAGTGAAATGGCAGAAGACCACAATGCGGTTGCTGCAATTAATGGTGGGTCTTTTATTGATCAATCCTCTGATGGAACTACGTATGCAGGAACAGGTGCCGAACCAGGTGGATTTGTTATATCTGACGGAAAAGTTGTCTACCCAACTGCGAATATAAATGAAAAGGCAGTGGAAAATGTTGTTGCCTTTACAGAAGGTGGAGAATTAATTGTTGGGGATCATTCAATATCAGAATTAAAAAAATATAAAGTTAAAGAAGCAATGTGTTTTAGAAAACCTAATATTATTATTAATGGCGTAAGGCAAGTGAAAGACAAGGCAACAGAAGGGTACAATCCTAGGACAGCTGTTGGCCAAAAGGCAGATGGAACTATAATTTTCTTGGTTATAGATGGTAGAAAGATAACAACGCCTGGAGCAAGCTTATACGATGTTCAAGAAATTATGATGAAACAAGGGGCTGTAAATGCTGGAGCCCTTGATGGTGGATATTCCTCAACTATGTATTATAAAGGAAATGTTATTAATTCCCCTAATGCTTGGGATGGAGAAAGAACTGTTGCCACAGCATTTTATGTAGAGCAGTAA
- a CDS encoding TM1266 family iron-only hydrogenase system putative regulator — MSKIGVVSTILEHPKDIQDKYNDVVASFRGSIKGRMGIPFTDELSIISIALVGEYDDICNFTKELEELEGVTVNTSISKIEA; from the coding sequence ATGTCTAAAATAGGAGTAGTTAGCACAATATTAGAACATCCAAAAGATATACAAGATAAATATAATGATGTGGTAGCATCATTTAGAGGAAGTATAAAAGGAAGAATGGGGATACCATTTACTGATGAATTATCAATTATTTCTATTGCGCTTGTTGGTGAATATGATGATATATGTAATTTTACAAAAGAACTTGAAGAGCTTGAAGGAGTAACTGTAAATACATCAATATCGAAAATAGAAGCTTAG
- a CDS encoding ABC transporter substrate-binding protein — MKKKILSLMVTACMCISVLAGCGATGSSKTTDAKADGKKEIVFWHSMGGKGGDAINSLVDKFNKENKSNIVVKAQYQGEYDDAINKIKSSKDKSSYPDIMQLYDLGTRWMIDSKLSTPMQKFIDDDKYDISSLEPNLLAYYTVDNKLNSMPFNSSTPILYYNKNAFKEAGLDPEKAPANFDEIKTYSEKLTKKDGGNVSQYGYSMAIYGWLFEQFLAEQLKPYVNNGNGRDSSATSVDFKNNGGGVKILNAWKSLYDQGLLGNFGRKPADTQQAFMAGKTAMFIDSTASLSSVLDGVKGKFEVGTAFLPKINKDDKGGVSIGGASLWILNKDDQEKQKAAFEFIKFMVAPEQQVYWNEQTGYFPVTTKAYDLQEMKDHLAKTPQFKTAIDQLHVSPAESRGALLGVFPEARQTIETNIEAMLQGKASPEEAIDASEKSINSAIEKYNKANK, encoded by the coding sequence ATGAAAAAGAAGATTTTATCATTAATGGTTACTGCCTGCATGTGCATTTCAGTATTAGCAGGTTGTGGAGCAACTGGTAGCAGTAAAACAACAGACGCAAAAGCAGATGGGAAAAAAGAAATTGTCTTTTGGCACTCTATGGGTGGTAAAGGTGGCGATGCTATAAATTCATTAGTGGATAAATTCAATAAGGAGAATAAAAGTAACATTGTAGTTAAAGCGCAATATCAAGGTGAATATGATGATGCTATAAATAAAATAAAAAGTTCAAAAGATAAAAGCAGCTATCCAGATATAATGCAGCTTTATGACTTGGGGACTAGGTGGATGATAGATTCGAAATTGTCAACTCCTATGCAAAAATTTATAGATGATGATAAATATGATATTTCATCACTTGAACCGAACCTTTTAGCGTATTATACTGTAGATAATAAATTAAATTCAATGCCGTTTAATTCATCAACTCCTATTTTGTATTATAATAAAAATGCATTCAAAGAAGCAGGGTTAGATCCAGAAAAAGCTCCAGCAAATTTTGATGAAATAAAAACATATTCAGAAAAGTTAACTAAGAAAGATGGCGGAAATGTTTCTCAATATGGTTACTCAATGGCTATTTATGGATGGCTCTTTGAACAATTCCTAGCTGAACAATTAAAGCCATATGTAAATAATGGAAATGGCAGAGATTCTAGTGCTACAAGTGTAGATTTTAAAAATAATGGCGGTGGAGTAAAAATACTAAATGCCTGGAAGAGTCTTTATGATCAAGGGTTACTTGGTAACTTTGGAAGAAAACCAGCAGATACACAACAAGCTTTTATGGCTGGAAAAACAGCAATGTTTATTGATTCAACAGCAAGTTTAAGTAGCGTATTAGATGGTGTTAAAGGAAAATTTGAAGTTGGAACAGCATTTTTACCAAAAATCAATAAAGATGACAAAGGTGGAGTATCAATTGGGGGAGCATCTTTATGGATTTTAAATAAGGATGATCAAGAAAAACAAAAAGCAGCTTTTGAATTTATTAAATTTATGGTGGCACCAGAACAACAAGTTTATTGGAATGAACAAACAGGTTATTTCCCTGTAACTACTAAAGCTTATGATTTACAAGAAATGAAAGACCATTTAGCAAAAACTCCACAATTTAAAACAGCTATTGATCAATTACATGTATCACCAGCTGAGTCTAGGGGTGCATTACTTGGTGTGTTCCCAGAAGCAAGACAAACAATTGAAACTAATATTGAAGCAATGCTTCAAGGCAAAGCTTCTCCAGAAGAGGCTATAGATGCTAGTGAAAAATCAATAAATTCAGCAATAGAAAAATATAATAAAGCTAATAAATAA
- a CDS encoding carbohydrate ABC transporter permease, translating into MENKARKYVLLILNIIIGIIIIAPILYGFNISLMSSDEIFSYPPKLLPSGINLDNYRQVIETVPILGFIFNSVFVSLMVTIGQIITSCLAAYAFSYFDFKGKNLLFILSLSTLMIPSESTIIANYLTIAKLGWTDSYSGLIVPFLVSAMGIFLIRQFYLTVPKELKEASTIDGCSNLRFFIRVLLPMSKPVIASLGVYTFLNTWNQYMWPLLVTNAPEMRTVQIGISMLQFAESQNIGVVFAGVIMIILPSIVIFIIGQKQLVEGITSGAVKG; encoded by the coding sequence ATGGAGAATAAAGCAAGAAAATACGTATTATTAATATTAAACATCATAATTGGAATTATTATTATAGCTCCAATACTTTATGGTTTTAATATAAGTTTAATGAGCTCTGATGAAATTTTTTCGTATCCTCCTAAATTGCTGCCTTCTGGTATTAATTTAGATAACTATAGACAGGTAATTGAAACAGTACCAATTTTGGGCTTTATATTTAATAGTGTCTTCGTTTCACTAATGGTTACGATAGGACAAATAATTACTTCATGTTTAGCAGCATATGCTTTTTCTTATTTTGATTTTAAAGGGAAGAACTTATTATTTATTTTGAGCTTGTCTACTTTAATGATTCCAAGTGAGTCAACCATAATAGCTAATTATTTGACAATAGCCAAGCTTGGTTGGACAGATAGCTATTCTGGGCTAATAGTGCCATTTTTGGTTTCTGCCATGGGCATATTTTTAATAAGACAATTTTATTTGACAGTCCCTAAAGAATTGAAGGAAGCATCAACTATAGATGGTTGTAGTAATTTGAGATTTTTTATAAGGGTATTACTTCCTATGTCTAAACCTGTAATTGCTTCACTTGGAGTTTATACCTTTTTAAATACCTGGAATCAATATATGTGGCCATTGCTTGTAACAAATGCACCAGAAATGAGAACTGTTCAAATAGGGATTAGTATGCTTCAATTTGCAGAAAGTCAAAATATAGGAGTGGTTTTTGCAGGAGTTATAATGATTATTTTGCCTTCAATAGTGATTTTTATAATAGGTCAAAAACAATTGGTAGAAGGAATTACTTCAGGAGCTGTAAAAGGTTAA
- a CDS encoding sulfite exporter TauE/SafE family protein, with amino-acid sequence MDVAIFIGVGLLAGILSGMFGIGGGIVIVPALVYLCGFSQLKAQGTSLAIMLPPVGIAAFIYYYKQGQVDLKAGILICIFLVIGSMFGARIAHYIPMSILKKSFGVLMILMSLKMIFSK; translated from the coding sequence ATGGATGTAGCTATATTTATAGGAGTAGGATTATTGGCAGGAATATTAAGTGGAATGTTTGGAATTGGTGGAGGTATAGTTATTGTGCCAGCATTAGTTTACTTATGTGGTTTTAGCCAATTAAAAGCTCAGGGAACTTCTCTGGCTATAATGCTTCCACCAGTTGGAATTGCAGCGTTTATTTACTATTATAAACAAGGTCAAGTGGATTTGAAGGCAGGAATTTTAATTTGTATATTCTTAGTTATAGGCTCAATGTTTGGCGCTAGAATAGCGCATTATATTCCTATGTCAATATTAAAAAAATCTTTTGGAGTACTAATGATTTTAATGTCATTAAAGATGATTTTTTCTAAATGA
- a CDS encoding serine/threonine protein kinase has translation MRYVLDIKKCEFLGKGKEGAVYLTPEGYALKVFNSKKKAESEVSILEKVNGSRFFPKVLFIANNMVVRDYVEGANLYEYINFNGLSYKLSIEIADLIEEFKVLNFKRLDIRNAHIFVNKNEKIQVIDPRKVYEKNTPYPKEIIKVLIKLNVFDVFLRYLLDYRPELISYWINGYKYFKYMSKKTFVINMNVS, from the coding sequence ATGAGATACGTTTTAGATATTAAAAAATGCGAATTTTTAGGAAAAGGTAAGGAAGGTGCTGTTTATTTAACACCTGAAGGATATGCTTTAAAAGTTTTTAATAGCAAGAAGAAAGCAGAAAGTGAAGTTTCCATTTTAGAAAAAGTCAATGGAAGTAGATTCTTTCCAAAAGTTCTGTTTATTGCTAACAATATGGTAGTAAGAGACTATGTTGAAGGAGCTAATTTATATGAATATATTAATTTCAACGGATTATCCTATAAACTCTCCATTGAAATCGCAGATCTTATAGAAGAGTTCAAGGTTCTGAATTTTAAAAGACTTGATATTAGAAATGCACATATATTTGTTAATAAAAATGAAAAAATACAAGTAATAGATCCAAGAAAAGTTTATGAAAAAAATACACCATACCCAAAAGAAATAATAAAAGTATTAATTAAACTTAACGTTTTTGATGTTTTTTTAAGATATCTTTTAGACTATAGACCAGAACTTATAAGTTATTGGATTAATGGATATAAATATTTTAAATATATGTCCAAAAAGACCTTTGTAATTAACATGAATGTTTCTTAG
- a CDS encoding Crp/Fnr family transcriptional regulator translates to MVNKENTMKNRIKDLNALYEVYPVLKKVNESNNQIINELAVFKTVYSDEFVAGADEACNGILFVIKGTVKIQKINEDGEETNLYNIKQGEFCHEALSCLANFESLNITGKAIQDSKVCIIPFDVVRKYLIEDKEFLLYMYRDLYYKFNTVIGNKEEMIHESLETRLIKLLMSKKSNIIYGTHNELAFEIDSVREVVSRKLKNIEKLGYIKLERGKISILRDLTELLEKN, encoded by the coding sequence ATGGTAAATAAAGAAAATACTATGAAAAACCGGATAAAGGATTTAAATGCCTTATATGAGGTATATCCGGTACTAAAGAAAGTAAATGAGAGTAACAACCAGATAATTAATGAGCTTGCAGTTTTCAAAACTGTATATTCTGACGAGTTTGTAGCTGGAGCAGATGAAGCCTGCAATGGAATTTTATTTGTGATAAAAGGAACTGTTAAGATACAAAAGATTAATGAAGATGGAGAAGAAACCAATCTTTATAATATAAAACAAGGAGAATTTTGCCATGAGGCATTAAGTTGTTTGGCAAATTTTGAATCTTTAAATATTACAGGTAAAGCAATTCAAGACTCTAAAGTTTGCATAATTCCATTCGACGTTGTTAGAAAGTACCTAATTGAAGATAAAGAGTTTTTATTATACATGTATAGAGATTTGTATTATAAATTTAATACTGTAATAGGAAATAAAGAGGAAATGATTCACGAATCCTTAGAAACAAGATTGATAAAATTACTCATGAGCAAAAAAAGTAATATAATTTATGGAACTCATAATGAATTGGCTTTTGAAATTGACTCTGTTCGTGAAGTTGTTAGTAGAAAACTTAAAAATATAGAGAAATTAGGATATATAAAACTTGAGAGAGGAAAAATCTCTATACTTAGAGATTTAACTGAATTATTAGAAAAGAATTAA
- a CDS encoding carbohydrate ABC transporter permease, producing MKSLLRKIEPYLYLIPCLLGFCIFMFFPFIKTIFLSFNITNANGEAVEFVGLDNYKELFLSPDFIGSIGVTLKFVVMTAVPAILIGLALAMLANNKLKGSRLYEVMFAMPMAVSSAAAAIIWMLLYHPSIGLLNYLLKAQIGWLTDEKIALFSVALVTIWLNIGLNFIFILTGLKNIPKEMNESAQIDGAKMGRKFFRLTIPLISPTLFFVVFINMINSFQAFGQIKLLTLGGPANSTNVIVHEIYREAFFNNRFETACAESIVLFFIILIITLIQLKFEKKGVYYS from the coding sequence ATGAAAAGCTTGCTTAGAAAGATAGAGCCTTATTTATATTTAATTCCTTGCCTATTAGGGTTTTGCATATTTATGTTTTTTCCATTTATAAAGACTATTTTCTTAAGTTTCAATATAACTAATGCTAATGGAGAAGCAGTTGAATTTGTTGGGTTAGATAATTATAAAGAATTGTTCTTATCACCAGACTTTATTGGAAGCATTGGAGTAACTTTAAAGTTTGTTGTTATGACAGCTGTACCAGCAATATTAATTGGCCTAGCATTAGCTATGCTTGCTAACAATAAACTTAAAGGCAGCAGGCTTTATGAAGTAATGTTTGCAATGCCAATGGCAGTTTCATCTGCAGCTGCAGCTATAATTTGGATGCTTTTATATCATCCGTCAATAGGGCTATTGAATTATTTATTAAAAGCACAAATAGGTTGGTTAACTGATGAGAAAATTGCACTATTTTCAGTAGCGCTTGTTACCATATGGCTAAATATAGGTTTGAATTTTATATTTATCCTTACAGGGCTTAAAAATATTCCAAAGGAAATGAATGAAAGTGCACAAATTGATGGGGCTAAAATGGGAAGGAAGTTTTTTAGATTAACAATACCACTTATTTCTCCAACATTGTTTTTTGTTGTATTTATAAATATGATTAATTCTTTTCAAGCCTTTGGACAAATTAAACTATTAACTTTAGGTGGACCAGCTAACTCAACTAATGTAATAGTTCATGAGATTTATAGGGAAGCATTTTTCAATAATAGGTTTGAAACTGCATGTGCAGAATCAATAGTATTATTTTTTATAATACTTATTATAACCTTAATTCAGTTAAAGTTTGAAAAGAAAGGAGTTTATTATTCATAA
- a CDS encoding rhodanese-like domain-containing protein, which produces MFGLFNKNQGKVINVNDMEDLIGKVELIDIREKYEYSGGSIASAKNIPMGELLNEPEKYLNKDKEYYIMCQSGGRSARTCNTLLSQGFKVVNVAGGMGSYVGTKRK; this is translated from the coding sequence ATGTTTGGATTATTTAATAAAAATCAAGGAAAAGTAATAAATGTAAATGATATGGAAGATTTGATTGGTAAGGTTGAATTAATAGATATAAGAGAAAAATATGAATATTCGGGAGGAAGCATAGCAAGTGCAAAAAACATTCCAATGGGTGAACTTTTAAATGAACCAGAAAAATATTTAAATAAAGACAAGGAATATTACATAATGTGTCAATCTGGTGGAAGAAGCGCAAGAACTTGCAATACACTTTTAAGCCAAGGGTTCAAGGTAGTTAATGTTGCTGGTGGAATGGGTTCATATGTGGGAACAAAAAGAAAATAA